One Accipiter gentilis chromosome 11, bAccGen1.1, whole genome shotgun sequence DNA window includes the following coding sequences:
- the TRABD gene encoding traB domain-containing protein isoform X1, translating to MQEEQQPEAAADPMSSSDAPEDGPKETSSVSQNISDADAFKILLEMKMKKRQKKPTLPSTVTELDTEDGSKVYVVGTAHFSDSSKKDVVKTIQEVQPDVVVVELCQYRVSMLKMDEKTLLKEAKEINLEKLQQAIKQNGVMSGLMQMLLLKVSAHITEQLGMAPGGEFREAFKEASKVPFCKFHLGDRPIPVTFKRAIAALSFWQKVKLAWGLCFLSDPISKDDVEKCKQKDLLEQMMAEMIGEFPDLHRTIVSERDIYLTYMLKQAAKQIELPRASETEPRKYIPAVVVGVVGMGHVPGIEKNWNSDLNIQEIMSVPPPSASSKIFKFVIKATVFGLMGYGCYRIGQRTVQFILSMPAAQSYLQKLTEIRSQH from the exons ATGCAAGAGGAGCAACAGCCTGAG GCTGCTGCAGATCCAATGTCCTCCTCTGATGCACCAGAAGATGGCCCAAAGGAAACGTCAAGTGTATCGCAGAATATCT CTGATGCAGATGCATTTAAAATTCTCCTggagatgaagatgaagaagaggcagaaaaagccTACTTTACCAAGCACTGTGACTGAGCTTGACACTGAGGATGGTTCTAAAGTATATGTGGTTGGAACAGCCCACTTCAGTGACAGCAGCAAAAAGGATGTAGTGAAG aCAATACAAGAAGTACAGCCTGATGTAGTTGTGGTGGAACTATGCCAGTACAGAGTTTCTATGTTAAAGATGGATGAAAAGACATTACTAAAAGAAGCCAAAGAAATAAATCTGGAAAAACTTCAACAAGCTATAAAGCAG AATGGAGTCATGTCTGGATTGATGCAAATGCTGCTTCTGAAGGTTTCTGCTCACATCACAGAACAGCTGGGAATGGCCCCAGGAGGAGAATTCAGGGAGGCTTTCAAAGAG GCCAGTAAAGTACCTTTCTGTAAATTCCATCTTGGAGACCGACCCATCCCTGTTACATTTAAGAGAGCAATTGCTGCACTTTCTTTCTGGCAAAAAGTCAAGCTTGCCTGGGGCCTTTGCTTCTTATCTGACCCAATCAG TAAAGATGATGTGGAGAAGTGCAAACAGAAGGATTTACTGGAGCAGATGATGGCAGAAATGATTGGAGAATTTCCTGATCTTCATCGAACAATTGTCTCGGAACGAGATATTTACTTGACCTACATGCTGaagcaagcagcaaaacagaTAGAACTACCTCGAGCTTCAGAAA CTGAACCTAGAAAATACATCCCAGCTGTTGTAGTTGGTGTTGTTGGGATGGGTCATGTACCTGGAATTGAAAAGAACTGGAACTCTGACTTAAACATCCAGGAAATAATGAG TGTGCCTCCTCCATCAGCGTCAAGTAAGATTTTCAAATTTGTCATAAAAGCAACAGTTTTTGGACTGATGGGATATGGCTGCTACCGAATAGGTCAAAGGACGGTTCAGTTTATTCTCTCGATGCCAGCAGCACAGAGCTATCTTCAGAAGCTGACAGAAATAAGGTCTCAGCATTGA
- the TRABD gene encoding traB domain-containing protein isoform X2 produces the protein MKMKKRQKKPTLPSTVTELDTEDGSKVYVVGTAHFSDSSKKDVVKTIQEVQPDVVVVELCQYRVSMLKMDEKTLLKEAKEINLEKLQQAIKQNGVMSGLMQMLLLKVSAHITEQLGMAPGGEFREAFKEASKVPFCKFHLGDRPIPVTFKRAIAALSFWQKVKLAWGLCFLSDPISKDDVEKCKQKDLLEQMMAEMIGEFPDLHRTIVSERDIYLTYMLKQAAKQIELPRASETEPRKYIPAVVVGVVGMGHVPGIEKNWNSDLNIQEIMSVPPPSASSKIFKFVIKATVFGLMGYGCYRIGQRTVQFILSMPAAQSYLQKLTEIRSQH, from the exons atgaagatgaagaagaggcagaaaaagccTACTTTACCAAGCACTGTGACTGAGCTTGACACTGAGGATGGTTCTAAAGTATATGTGGTTGGAACAGCCCACTTCAGTGACAGCAGCAAAAAGGATGTAGTGAAG aCAATACAAGAAGTACAGCCTGATGTAGTTGTGGTGGAACTATGCCAGTACAGAGTTTCTATGTTAAAGATGGATGAAAAGACATTACTAAAAGAAGCCAAAGAAATAAATCTGGAAAAACTTCAACAAGCTATAAAGCAG AATGGAGTCATGTCTGGATTGATGCAAATGCTGCTTCTGAAGGTTTCTGCTCACATCACAGAACAGCTGGGAATGGCCCCAGGAGGAGAATTCAGGGAGGCTTTCAAAGAG GCCAGTAAAGTACCTTTCTGTAAATTCCATCTTGGAGACCGACCCATCCCTGTTACATTTAAGAGAGCAATTGCTGCACTTTCTTTCTGGCAAAAAGTCAAGCTTGCCTGGGGCCTTTGCTTCTTATCTGACCCAATCAG TAAAGATGATGTGGAGAAGTGCAAACAGAAGGATTTACTGGAGCAGATGATGGCAGAAATGATTGGAGAATTTCCTGATCTTCATCGAACAATTGTCTCGGAACGAGATATTTACTTGACCTACATGCTGaagcaagcagcaaaacagaTAGAACTACCTCGAGCTTCAGAAA CTGAACCTAGAAAATACATCCCAGCTGTTGTAGTTGGTGTTGTTGGGATGGGTCATGTACCTGGAATTGAAAAGAACTGGAACTCTGACTTAAACATCCAGGAAATAATGAG TGTGCCTCCTCCATCAGCGTCAAGTAAGATTTTCAAATTTGTCATAAAAGCAACAGTTTTTGGACTGATGGGATATGGCTGCTACCGAATAGGTCAAAGGACGGTTCAGTTTATTCTCTCGATGCCAGCAGCACAGAGCTATCTTCAGAAGCTGACAGAAATAAGGTCTCAGCATTGA